GCAGGCCTCGGAGGCTTTTTTGCGTGAGGCATGGGAAGTCATTCAGCCTCGTCCACTAAAACATCTAGGTCTTTATGCCTATCGACGGGAATATTTGCTTCGGCTCGCGTCGCTTCCCCCTAGTCCGCTGGAGGAGGCAGAGAGCTTGGAGCAGTTGAGGGTTCTTGAGGATGGCGCCCGCATAAGGGTGGTTTGCATCGAGAATGATTCTATTGGCGTGGATGTTCCCGAGGATTTAGAGCGCCTTGTAACGGATTCTGTCCTGCGCTCGGAAATTGAGCAGGAGATCGGCCTGTGGCCAAATACATCTTTGTAACGGGTGGTGTGCTTAGTTCGCTCGGCAAGGGCCTGTCTTCGGCATCTATCGGAGCGCTGCTCGAGGCCAGGGGACTTCGCGTCACCCTCCAGAAATTCGACCCCTATCTAAATGTCGATCCCGGAACGATGAGCCCGTTTCAGCATGGCGAGGTGTTTGTCACCGACGACGGGGCTGAGACGGATCTCGACCTGGGCCACTATGAGCGCTTCACGCACGCTCTGATGCGCCGGGAAAATAACTTCACTGCAGGCAAGATTTACTACAACGTCATTTCGAAAGAGCGCGAGGGGGATTATCTGGGCGGAACAGTTCAGGTGATTCCTCACATCACCGATGAAATCAAAACCTGTTTTCGTGCCGCAGACCACGGGGAGGATGTCATCCTCTGCGAGATTGGCGGCACGGTGGGCGATATTGAAAGCTTGCCGTTTCTTGAGGCCATCAGACAGTTTCGCTATGACATGGGACCGGAGAATGTCCTGATCGTCCATGTCACGCTGATTCCGTTTATCAAAACCTCGGAAGAGCTCAAGACGAAGCCCACGCAGCATTCGGTCATGAAGCTTCGCGAGATCGGTATCCAGCCCGACATTTTGCTCTGCCGGACGGAGCATCCCCTGGATCTGGATCTTAAACGAAAAATTTCTTTGTTTTGTAATGTTTCGCCGAGCGCGGTGATAACGGCTATCGACGTGGACACCATCTATGAGGTGCCCCTTAAGTTCAACGAAGAGGGGCTCGATCAAATTATCGTGGATAGTCTTGATTTATCGAGGGCCGGGGAGCCGGATCTTACTCCCTGGAAGGAGATTGTGAGAAAAACCAGGGAAACGACAGTAGAGACCGAGATAGCCATCGTTGGCAAATATGTCGATCTTAAAGAATCCTACAAAT
The nucleotide sequence above comes from Nitrospinaceae bacterium. Encoded proteins:
- a CDS encoding CTP synthase; this translates as MAKYIFVTGGVLSSLGKGLSSASIGALLEARGLRVTLQKFDPYLNVDPGTMSPFQHGEVFVTDDGAETDLDLGHYERFTHALMRRENNFTAGKIYYNVISKEREGDYLGGTVQVIPHITDEIKTCFRAADHGEDVILCEIGGTVGDIESLPFLEAIRQFRYDMGPENVLIVHVTLIPFIKTSEELKTKPTQHSVMKLREIGIQPDILLCRTEHPLDLDLKRKISLFCNVSPSAVITAIDVDTIYEVPLKFNEEGLDQIIVDSLDLSRAGEPDLTPWKEIVRKTRETTVETEIAIVGKYVDLKESYKSLSEALSHGGLANDVKVTLRYVDSEEIEGQGSSKLLSQVHGILIPGGFGQRGIEGKIEAVQYARERLVPFF